A genome region from Macaca nemestrina isolate mMacNem1 chromosome 20, mMacNem.hap1, whole genome shotgun sequence includes the following:
- the LOC105478687 gene encoding tetra-peptide repeat homeobox protein 1 isoform X2: protein MQDPGHRQGPSLAPDPPRRQRQERTVYTQSQQEVLESYFQNDQYPNYHKRQKLAEELGLKEHQLQVWFKNRRAKLARERRLQQQPQRVPGRRGRGARAEPLVPAAAASAPQPGLSGILPAAEPTICSLDQAWGGPGCRAQKGIPDVLGPDPGPIPAPIRGPAQVPGPISGPISGRVQIPGPLLGPIPGPAQIPGPLAGPLPGPISGPAQIPGPLPGPLPGPISGPAQIPGPLAGPLPGPISGPAQIPGPLLGPIPGPISGPAQVPDQAQIPGPISGPGQITGEIPGLAQIPGPGRLGGPGPILSPGQMPSSGSLLGPGPGSVPAPIPGPGSFLAPAPVPLWPESPDASDFLPDTQLFPQFTELLPPLDPLEGSSVSTMTSQYQEGDDSMGQKDSGSLFQEEGGFVNENDSGPRSLLDL from the exons ATGCAAGACCCTGGTCATCGCCAAG GCCCTTCCCTGGCCCCGGACCCTCCAAGGAGACAGCGGCAGGAGCGCACGGTCTACACTCAAAGCCAGCAGGAAGTGCTAGAAAGTTACTTTCAGAACGACCAGTACCCGAACTACCACAAGCGACAGAAACTGGCGGAGGAACTCGGCCTCAAGGAGCACCAACTGCAG GTGTGGTTCAAGAATCGCCGCGCCAAACTAGCTCGGGAGCGACGGCTCCAGCAGCAGCCGCAGCGCGTCCCTGGGCGGAGAGGCCGAGGAGCCCGCGCTGAGCCCCTAGTCCCTGCAGCCGCTGCCTCCGCCCCTCAGCCGGGCCTCTCGGGAATCCTTCCAGCGGCGGAACCCACGATCTGCAGCCTCGACCAGGCCTGGGGTGGCCCTGGGTGCAGAGCCCAAAAGGGCATCCCAGATGTCCTGGGTCCAGACCCTGGCCCGATCCCAGCCCCAATCCGAGGCCCAGCTCAGGTCCCAGGCCCAATTTCAGGCCCAATTTCAGGCCGGGTCCAGATCCCAGGCCCACTCCTTGGCCCAATCCCAGGCCCAGCCCAGATCCCAGGCCCACTCGCTGGTCCACTCCCAGGCCCAATTTCAGGCCCAGCCCAGATTCCAGGCCCACTGCCTGGTCCACTCCCAGGCCCAATTTCAGGCCCAGCCCAGATCCCAGGCCCACTCGCTGGTCCACTCCCAGGCCCAATTTCAGGCCCAGCCCAGATTCCAGGCCCACTCCTTGGCCCAATCCCAGGCCCAATTTCAGGCCCAGCTCAGGTCCCAGACCAAGCCCAGATCCCAGGCCCAATCTCAGGCCCAGGCCAGATCACAGGCGAGATTCCTGGCCTAGCCCAGATCCCAGGCCCAGGCAGACTCGGAGGCCCAGGTCCCATCTTAAGTCCTGGCCAGATGCCAAGCTCAGGCTCACTTTtaggcccaggcccaggctcaGTCCCAGCCCCAATCCCAGGTCCAGGATCATTCCTAGCCCCAGCCCCAGTCCCCTTATGGCCTGAGAGCCCCGATGCCTCCGACTTCTTGCCAGACACCCAGTTATTCCCTCAATTCACAGAGCTGCTCCCACCCCTAGACCCCTTGGAGGGATCCTCAGTCTCCACCATGACCTCTCAGTACCAAGAAGGGGATGACTCTATGGGCCAAAAAGACTCAGGGTCTCTGTTCCAAGAGGAAGGTGGCTTTGTGAATGAAAATGACTCAGGCCCCAGGTCATTACTGGATTTATAG
- the LOC105478687 gene encoding tetra-peptide repeat homeobox protein 1 isoform X1 — protein sequence MDEAGNHHSEQTITRTENQTPHVLTRRRMVPCLSCSQLYSQYLGLSQTHRSPSLAPDPPRRQRQERTVYTQSQQEVLESYFQNDQYPNYHKRQKLAEELGLKEHQLQVWFKNRRAKLARERRLQQQPQRVPGRRGRGARAEPLVPAAAASAPQPGLSGILPAAEPTICSLDQAWGGPGCRAQKGIPDVLGPDPGPIPAPIRGPAQVPGPISGPISGRVQIPGPLLGPIPGPAQIPGPLAGPLPGPISGPAQIPGPLPGPLPGPISGPAQIPGPLAGPLPGPISGPAQIPGPLLGPIPGPISGPAQVPDQAQIPGPISGPGQITGEIPGLAQIPGPGRLGGPGPILSPGQMPSSGSLLGPGPGSVPAPIPGPGSFLAPAPVPLWPESPDASDFLPDTQLFPQFTELLPPLDPLEGSSVSTMTSQYQEGDDSMGQKDSGSLFQEEGGFVNENDSGPRSLLDL from the exons atggatgaagctggaaaccatcattctgagcaaactatcacaaggacagaaaaccaaacaccacatgttctcactcgtag GAGGATGGTGCCCTGTCTGTCTTGTTCTCAGCTGTATTCCCAGTACCTGGGACTGTCCCAGACACACCGTA GCCCTTCCCTGGCCCCGGACCCTCCAAGGAGACAGCGGCAGGAGCGCACGGTCTACACTCAAAGCCAGCAGGAAGTGCTAGAAAGTTACTTTCAGAACGACCAGTACCCGAACTACCACAAGCGACAGAAACTGGCGGAGGAACTCGGCCTCAAGGAGCACCAACTGCAG GTGTGGTTCAAGAATCGCCGCGCCAAACTAGCTCGGGAGCGACGGCTCCAGCAGCAGCCGCAGCGCGTCCCTGGGCGGAGAGGCCGAGGAGCCCGCGCTGAGCCCCTAGTCCCTGCAGCCGCTGCCTCCGCCCCTCAGCCGGGCCTCTCGGGAATCCTTCCAGCGGCGGAACCCACGATCTGCAGCCTCGACCAGGCCTGGGGTGGCCCTGGGTGCAGAGCCCAAAAGGGCATCCCAGATGTCCTGGGTCCAGACCCTGGCCCGATCCCAGCCCCAATCCGAGGCCCAGCTCAGGTCCCAGGCCCAATTTCAGGCCCAATTTCAGGCCGGGTCCAGATCCCAGGCCCACTCCTTGGCCCAATCCCAGGCCCAGCCCAGATCCCAGGCCCACTCGCTGGTCCACTCCCAGGCCCAATTTCAGGCCCAGCCCAGATTCCAGGCCCACTGCCTGGTCCACTCCCAGGCCCAATTTCAGGCCCAGCCCAGATCCCAGGCCCACTCGCTGGTCCACTCCCAGGCCCAATTTCAGGCCCAGCCCAGATTCCAGGCCCACTCCTTGGCCCAATCCCAGGCCCAATTTCAGGCCCAGCTCAGGTCCCAGACCAAGCCCAGATCCCAGGCCCAATCTCAGGCCCAGGCCAGATCACAGGCGAGATTCCTGGCCTAGCCCAGATCCCAGGCCCAGGCAGACTCGGAGGCCCAGGTCCCATCTTAAGTCCTGGCCAGATGCCAAGCTCAGGCTCACTTTtaggcccaggcccaggctcaGTCCCAGCCCCAATCCCAGGTCCAGGATCATTCCTAGCCCCAGCCCCAGTCCCCTTATGGCCTGAGAGCCCCGATGCCTCCGACTTCTTGCCAGACACCCAGTTATTCCCTCAATTCACAGAGCTGCTCCCACCCCTAGACCCCTTGGAGGGATCCTCAGTCTCCACCATGACCTCTCAGTACCAAGAAGGGGATGACTCTATGGGCCAAAAAGACTCAGGGTCTCTGTTCCAAGAGGAAGGTGGCTTTGTGAATGAAAATGACTCAGGCCCCAGGTCATTACTGGATTTATAG